The Streptomyces seoulensis genome contains a region encoding:
- a CDS encoding DUF1996 domain-containing protein, whose product MLGGGGLVAVNVYASAGEGGWGGEGSGDAANAQLRSAGMATIDCPDVGAQLTDVPEAARGDVDRELAQLDQQIAEAYQRLQQSADALRQDPAAADNSVMNPLKDKRTATLGRIADAIGRAGNRPDKLDALAACALRPAEAAPGGEGQESAAPAQSAGQGQNGGTGQGGNGPVAADYVNIDSVQPNAPKAPPGGTFRTECGVNENGLFNSDNVIVAPGVSNGAHHFHDYVGNQSNTAFASDQDLADAKTSCADQGDRSTYYWPVLRLQNGKQERDAGAPGGGTEGNAGEIVTPKEVTLTFVGSPSGQVTEMPRLLRIITGDAKAFVNGPANANASWSCTGFEDRQLKDKYPLCPSGSDVVRSFHFQSCWDGRNADSANHRTHVAFADAQGNCPAGFKAIPQLVQRIVYDVDAPSLADGGKGTPLFAVDSFPEQQHKPVTDHGDFINVFDEDLMRTMVDCINSGRECGPGDDGKGGGGKDDDGNGNGNGGGGKGDGGTANPSEEPGGQDTAEPSATAAPEKPAESQPAKPEEPAGTTPAQQPAQSNPVEAPRVDATTAPANTTKNDGGEAKRDDSNAPATPAGTAGGAAPQASQSAPAQAGAVTTPPPADLEPQAVGSGGLAETGANLWPAALGVLLAASGLVMLLRARRLRY is encoded by the coding sequence ATGCTGGGCGGCGGCGGACTCGTCGCGGTGAACGTCTACGCGTCGGCCGGCGAAGGCGGCTGGGGCGGAGAGGGCTCCGGCGACGCGGCCAACGCGCAGCTCAGGTCGGCCGGGATGGCGACCATCGACTGCCCCGACGTGGGCGCTCAGCTCACCGACGTACCGGAGGCCGCCCGCGGGGACGTCGACCGTGAACTGGCCCAGTTGGACCAGCAGATCGCGGAGGCGTACCAGCGGCTCCAGCAGTCGGCCGACGCGCTCCGTCAGGACCCGGCCGCCGCCGACAACTCGGTGATGAACCCGCTGAAGGACAAGCGGACCGCGACCCTGGGCCGGATCGCCGACGCCATCGGCCGGGCCGGGAACCGTCCGGACAAGCTCGACGCGCTCGCCGCCTGCGCCCTGCGGCCCGCCGAGGCCGCGCCGGGCGGCGAGGGCCAGGAGTCCGCCGCCCCCGCCCAGAGCGCGGGCCAGGGCCAGAACGGCGGCACCGGGCAGGGCGGCAACGGACCCGTCGCCGCCGACTACGTAAACATCGACTCCGTGCAGCCCAACGCCCCCAAGGCACCGCCCGGCGGCACCTTCCGCACCGAGTGCGGGGTCAACGAGAACGGCCTGTTCAACTCGGACAACGTGATCGTGGCGCCGGGTGTCTCCAACGGCGCGCACCACTTCCACGACTACGTCGGCAACCAGTCCAACACCGCCTTCGCCAGCGACCAGGACCTCGCCGACGCGAAGACGAGCTGCGCCGACCAGGGCGACAGGTCCACGTACTACTGGCCGGTGCTGCGCCTGCAGAACGGCAAGCAGGAGCGGGACGCCGGGGCGCCTGGCGGTGGCACCGAGGGCAACGCGGGCGAGATCGTCACGCCCAAGGAGGTCACCCTGACCTTCGTCGGCAGCCCGAGCGGGCAGGTCACCGAGATGCCGCGCCTGCTGCGCATCATCACCGGCGACGCCAAGGCGTTCGTCAACGGGCCCGCCAACGCCAACGCCTCCTGGAGCTGCACCGGGTTCGAGGACCGGCAGCTCAAGGACAAGTATCCGCTGTGCCCGTCGGGCAGCGACGTGGTGCGCAGCTTCCACTTCCAGAGCTGCTGGGACGGCCGGAACGCCGACAGCGCCAACCACCGCACCCACGTGGCCTTCGCCGACGCCCAGGGCAACTGCCCCGCAGGGTTCAAGGCCATCCCGCAACTGGTCCAGCGGATCGTCTACGACGTGGACGCGCCGAGCCTGGCCGACGGTGGCAAGGGCACCCCGCTGTTCGCGGTCGACTCCTTCCCCGAGCAGCAGCACAAGCCGGTCACCGACCACGGCGACTTCATCAACGTCTTCGACGAGGACCTGATGCGCACCATGGTCGACTGCATCAACTCCGGCCGTGAGTGCGGCCCCGGCGACGACGGCAAGGGCGGCGGGGGCAAGGACGACGACGGCAACGGCAACGGCAACGGCGGCGGCGGCAAGGGCGACGGCGGTACGGCGAACCCGAGCGAGGAGCCCGGCGGCCAGGACACGGCCGAGCCGAGCGCGACCGCCGCGCCCGAGAAGCCCGCCGAGTCCCAGCCGGCGAAGCCGGAGGAGCCCGCCGGGACCACCCCGGCGCAGCAGCCCGCGCAGTCCAACCCCGTGGAGGCGCCCCGCGTCGACGCGACGACCGCACCGGCCAACACCACCAAGAACGACGGCGGCGAGGCCAAGCGGGACGACTCCAACGCTCCGGCCACCCCGGCCGGCACCGCCGGCGGTGCCGCACCGCAGGCATCCCAGTCCGCTCCGGCGCAGGCCGGTGCCGTCACCACCCCGCCGCCCGCGGACCTGGAGCCGCAGGCGGTCGGCAGCGGCGGTCTGGCTGAGACCGGCGCCAACCTGTGGCCCGCCGCCCTCGGCGTGCTGCTGGCCGCGTCCGGCCTCGTGATGCTGCTCCGCGCCCGGCGTCTGCGGTACTGA
- a CDS encoding class I SAM-dependent methyltransferase, which yields MAEEDQRAPAAVVFDTLGIAYERAFATSGPHLASLSWLLDHLMPGSRVLDVGSGTGRPTAEALARAGHRVLGVDVSPVMVDLAARQVPDAEFRVADIRELPLEEGSFEAVCVYFSLLQMTRAEQREVVGALARALRPGGLAVLATVPVDVADAETEFMGQPVRVSSFAPEEFARLAADSGLTVLSEAHATFVPAHPDAGPEPHLFLYCRRTAH from the coding sequence TTGGCCGAGGAAGATCAGCGGGCACCGGCAGCGGTGGTGTTCGACACGCTGGGCATCGCGTACGAGCGGGCGTTCGCCACCTCCGGGCCGCATCTGGCCTCGCTGAGCTGGCTGCTGGACCATCTGATGCCGGGCAGCCGCGTGCTGGACGTGGGCAGCGGGACCGGCCGGCCGACCGCCGAGGCGCTGGCACGGGCCGGGCACCGGGTACTGGGCGTCGACGTGTCCCCGGTGATGGTGGACCTGGCCGCGCGCCAGGTGCCGGACGCGGAGTTCCGGGTGGCCGACATCCGTGAACTCCCCTTGGAGGAGGGTTCGTTCGAAGCGGTCTGCGTGTACTTCTCGCTGCTCCAGATGACCCGTGCCGAGCAGCGCGAGGTGGTGGGCGCGCTGGCGCGGGCGCTGCGGCCGGGGGGTCTGGCGGTGCTGGCCACGGTGCCGGTGGACGTGGCGGACGCGGAGACGGAGTTCATGGGGCAGCCGGTGCGGGTGAGCAGTTTCGCGCCGGAGGAGTTCGCCCGGCTGGCCGCCGACTCCGGGCTGACGGTCCTGTCCGAGGCCCATGCCACCTTCGTACCGGCCCACCCGGACGCCGGGCCGGAGCCGCACCTGTTCCTGTACTGCCGGCGTACGGCGCACTGA